One genomic region from Jiangella sp. DSM 45060 encodes:
- a CDS encoding LytR C-terminal domain-containing protein: protein MAFEDEQLTEEESARRHHWRRIRTSVTLLVLIGVVIGAAWYSWANVVGEEEPGAAGSTSQPCAPGVPTSAPAPADVQVNVYNATDRNGLASAVARQVRDRGFTVVDVDNDPLSKSITGTAEVRSRPDDQAAAELVATLVPGAVYVPDERTEATIDLVLGDTFEALTDPAAPPPTPSAELPPCQAAS, encoded by the coding sequence ATGGCGTTCGAGGATGAGCAGCTCACCGAGGAGGAGAGCGCACGCCGGCATCACTGGCGGCGCATCCGCACCTCGGTGACGCTGCTGGTCCTCATCGGCGTGGTCATCGGCGCCGCCTGGTACAGCTGGGCCAACGTCGTCGGCGAGGAAGAGCCGGGCGCCGCGGGCTCCACCAGCCAGCCGTGCGCGCCGGGTGTGCCGACGTCCGCGCCGGCGCCGGCGGACGTGCAGGTGAACGTCTACAACGCCACCGACCGCAACGGGCTGGCGTCGGCGGTGGCCCGGCAGGTCCGCGACCGCGGCTTCACCGTCGTCGACGTCGACAACGACCCGCTGAGCAAGTCCATCACCGGGACGGCCGAGGTGCGGTCGCGGCCCGACGACCAAGCCGCCGCCGAGCTCGTCGCGACGCTGGTGCCCGGCGCGGTGTACGTGCCGGACGAGCGCACCGAGGCGACCATCGACCTCGTCCTCGGCGACACGTTCGAGGCGCTGACCGACCCCGCGGCGCCGCCGCCGACACCGTCGGCCGAGCTGCCGCCGTGCCAGGCCGCGTCCTGA
- a CDS encoding HEPN domain-containing protein gives MAALDGIWDEDIQDASIDTWHMVPNHLYGRVFGKAVTLIGTRVVNHRTVVPGGTQATVRATYALEGSLWLEPEECRYDELRIQFWDQEPWSAWAAYSYVLSKDFHESTIKRTTPDPIVAEFPGARIQLEDATTIPMPSAGRPVELRDESAIRIKFDQPLSFEEITNVWLIPIELLIITSSRRLSGIRSLAVTNSTWQVDGKDLKGPNKWMTIRTSHSSRDGMTDLSHHDTLYTLKDLDFPSLITRASAIVNSHRYSIEQYASLMSRRQTRHVEAFMSWVRMVESFSREGDEGVDGVPPEKLGDRDVLVSAVGSALQEMGWNARRRKPVKGIVNSILGPSLEQRLLAMEREAGHPVRSLIPEDDEDRWANRVAYLRNIASHGLPPSKELVNDVRQVQGATAALRVLFDTRWLVELGFPVESANQLVQRHRDYYSLRDVARNTLLLDVEGD, from the coding sequence ATGGCTGCGCTCGATGGGATCTGGGATGAAGACATCCAAGACGCTTCTATCGACACATGGCACATGGTTCCGAACCACCTATACGGCAGAGTTTTCGGCAAGGCCGTGACCTTGATCGGAACACGTGTCGTTAACCATCGGACCGTAGTTCCTGGTGGCACTCAAGCAACGGTTCGAGCCACGTATGCGCTAGAAGGTAGCCTCTGGCTTGAACCTGAGGAGTGCCGTTACGATGAGCTCAGAATTCAGTTCTGGGACCAAGAGCCCTGGTCGGCATGGGCGGCCTACTCGTATGTTCTAAGTAAGGACTTTCACGAAAGCACAATCAAGCGAACCACGCCCGACCCAATCGTCGCGGAGTTCCCAGGTGCCAGAATTCAGCTGGAGGACGCGACAACAATACCAATGCCTTCGGCCGGGCGCCCGGTCGAGCTTAGGGACGAAAGTGCAATTCGAATTAAGTTTGACCAGCCCCTATCGTTCGAGGAGATCACGAACGTATGGCTCATCCCCATTGAGCTCCTGATCATAACCTCCTCACGGCGACTATCCGGAATCCGGTCCCTCGCTGTCACCAATTCGACCTGGCAAGTCGACGGGAAGGATCTGAAAGGTCCCAACAAATGGATGACAATCCGAACTAGTCACTCCTCGCGTGATGGCATGACGGATCTAAGCCACCATGACACGCTGTACACTCTCAAGGACCTCGACTTTCCAAGTCTCATCACACGCGCCTCGGCCATCGTGAATTCACACAGATACTCGATCGAGCAGTATGCATCACTGATGTCGCGTCGACAAACTCGACACGTTGAGGCCTTCATGTCTTGGGTTCGTATGGTGGAGTCATTCAGCCGCGAGGGCGACGAGGGTGTCGATGGAGTTCCTCCCGAAAAGCTGGGGGACCGCGATGTGCTCGTTAGCGCTGTCGGTAGCGCCTTGCAGGAAATGGGGTGGAATGCTCGCAGGCGAAAGCCCGTGAAGGGGATAGTCAATTCAATTCTGGGCCCTTCACTAGAGCAACGATTACTTGCGATGGAACGTGAAGCGGGTCACCCCGTACGAAGCCTCATACCCGAAGACGATGAAGATCGCTGGGCTAACCGCGTGGCATATCTCCGCAACATCGCTTCGCACGGACTGCCCCCGTCTAAGGAGCTGGTCAATGATGTTCGTCAGGTCCAAGGCGCGACGGCAGCACTCCGAGTCCTCTTCGACACTCGATGGCTTGTAGAGCTTGGATTTCCAGTGGAATCGGCGAATCAGCTAGTACAACGTCATCGGGACTACTACTCACTACGAGACGTTGCGAGGAACACGCTCCTACTGGATGTTGAAGGCGATTGA
- a CDS encoding XRE family transcriptional regulator encodes MTQEIETATNTARWPTWAETRAKLNVDEVAVAQARAELEAEEAAYRLAEIRREQHRTQTDVARDMGVSQKRVSEIERGDLTRTEVDTISRYVAALGGRIRIVADFPGHSITVR; translated from the coding sequence ATGACACAGGAGATCGAGACCGCGACCAACACCGCGCGCTGGCCGACGTGGGCGGAGACCCGCGCGAAGCTGAACGTCGACGAGGTCGCCGTTGCTCAGGCTCGTGCGGAGCTGGAGGCGGAGGAAGCCGCGTACCGCCTGGCGGAGATTCGGCGTGAGCAGCACCGCACCCAGACTGACGTCGCCCGCGACATGGGCGTCAGCCAGAAGCGCGTTAGCGAGATCGAGCGCGGCGACTTGACCCGCACCGAGGTCGACACCATCAGCCGCTACGTCGCCGCCCTCGGCGGCCGCATCCGCATCGTCGCCGACTTCCCCGGACACAGCATCACTGTGCGTTGA
- a CDS encoding YciI family protein, which translates to MRYLLLISADEERESDIADGDGLRRFHAWMADLERRGVLRAHEGLYPSRTATTVRVRDGDVLRTDGPFMETKDQIGGFALIECADLDEAVEIAAGHPAARFGQVEIRPVR; encoded by the coding sequence ATTCGGTACCTGCTGCTGATCAGCGCCGACGAGGAGCGCGAGTCCGACATCGCCGACGGCGACGGGCTGCGCCGGTTCCACGCGTGGATGGCCGACCTCGAGCGACGCGGGGTGCTGCGGGCACACGAGGGCCTGTACCCGAGCCGGACGGCGACAACGGTACGGGTCCGCGACGGCGACGTGCTGCGCACGGACGGGCCGTTCATGGAGACGAAGGACCAGATCGGCGGCTTCGCGCTGATCGAGTGCGCCGATCTGGACGAGGCGGTCGAGATCGCCGCCGGCCACCCCGCCGCCCGGTTCGGGCAGGTCGAGATCCGTCCGGTCCGATGA
- a CDS encoding type II toxin-antitoxin system RelE/ParE family toxin, whose amino-acid sequence MGAWVIHEHPDVAKWLEGLTGTTAVTVAAALDRLAEDGPALGRPTVDSIKGSRHHNMKELRARTVRILFVFDPRRAAILLVAGDKRGEWERWYKASIPLADDRYDEWLTMLDEGKAKGAR is encoded by the coding sequence ATGGGTGCCTGGGTGATTCACGAACACCCTGACGTGGCCAAGTGGTTGGAGGGCCTGACTGGGACGACGGCGGTGACTGTTGCCGCAGCCCTCGACCGGCTGGCCGAGGATGGGCCGGCGCTGGGTCGGCCGACGGTGGACAGCATCAAGGGCAGCCGGCACCACAACATGAAGGAGCTGCGTGCGCGCACGGTGCGGATCTTGTTCGTGTTCGATCCACGACGCGCTGCCATCCTCCTGGTGGCCGGCGACAAGCGTGGCGAGTGGGAACGCTGGTACAAGGCGTCGATCCCGCTCGCAGACGACCGATACGACGAGTGGCTGACCATGCTCGACGAGGGCAAGGCAAAGGGGGCGAGATGA
- a CDS encoding alpha/beta fold hydrolase, which translates to MFTTTSADGTTIAYDRSGSGAPIVFVSGAFNDRHTLAPVAAELASSHTVVCYDRRGRGDSGDTAPYSVDREIEDLDAVLADVGGSAAVFGFSSGANLALLAASRGVAVSSLVLYEVPFALTADDRRPADLPSQLATLIAAGRRADAVTTFQLEGIGLPPEMVAGIRQSPFFPQLEAIAPTVVYDATLTAPPYDQPTPEMRAVRVPVLVLTGEETWPVLRQTAEALPSLLADARYLTVAGGADHTISPPDTAAVVREFLT; encoded by the coding sequence ATGTTCACCACCACGTCCGCCGACGGCACCACGATCGCCTACGACCGCTCCGGATCCGGCGCCCCGATCGTCTTCGTCTCCGGCGCGTTCAACGACCGGCACACCCTGGCACCCGTCGCCGCCGAGCTGGCCTCGTCCCACACCGTCGTCTGCTACGACCGGCGCGGCCGCGGCGACAGCGGCGACACCGCCCCCTACTCCGTCGACCGCGAGATCGAGGACCTCGACGCCGTCCTGGCCGACGTCGGCGGATCGGCGGCCGTGTTCGGCTTCTCGTCCGGGGCGAACCTCGCCCTGCTCGCCGCCTCCCGCGGCGTCGCCGTGTCCTCGCTGGTCCTCTACGAGGTGCCGTTCGCTCTGACGGCGGACGACCGGCGGCCCGCCGACCTGCCCTCCCAGCTCGCGACGCTGATCGCCGCCGGTCGCCGCGCCGACGCCGTCACGACGTTCCAGCTGGAGGGGATCGGGCTGCCGCCGGAGATGGTCGCCGGGATCAGGCAGTCGCCGTTCTTCCCGCAGCTCGAGGCGATCGCCCCCACCGTCGTCTACGACGCCACCCTCACCGCGCCCCCGTACGACCAGCCGACCCCGGAGATGCGGGCGGTGCGGGTGCCGGTGCTCGTCCTGACGGGTGAGGAGACCTGGCCGGTCCTGCGGCAGACGGCCGAAGCCCTGCCGTCCCTCCTGGCGGACGCCCGCTACCTCACCGTCGCCGGAGGCGCGGACCACACCATCTCGCCGCCCGACACCGCCGCCGTCGTGCGGGAGTTCCTCACCTGA
- a CDS encoding RNA polymerase sigma factor, whose product MGGARVDVDAAVAEAFRDEWGRVVATLIAWGGDWDLAEESAADAFAAALETWPRDGVPDRPGAWLTTTARRRALDRLRRAKAGAAKLRLLAATADERSGGSADERPGGLADERPGSPAGEAPDGPDDDRLRLLYTCCHPALAFEAQVALALRTLTGLTTAEIARAFLVPEATMAKRLVRAKGKIRAAAIPYRVPPPDELPERTNAVLGVVYLLFNEGYGATSGDGLMRPELTREALRLATLVTELLPGEPEPLGLLALLRLHDARAATRTGGDGELVPLEEQDRGRWDRPAIAGAVELLQRALAWERPGPYQLQAMIAACHTVAERAEDTDWPRIVRLYDQLLEHQPTPVVRLNRAVAVAMADGPAAGLAQVDAVAAELDGYGLLPATRADLLRRAGDHEAAATQYRAALAAAGNDGERRYLARRIAELAPG is encoded by the coding sequence GTGGGCGGCGCGCGGGTGGACGTCGACGCCGCCGTGGCCGAGGCGTTCCGGGACGAGTGGGGGCGGGTCGTCGCGACGTTGATCGCGTGGGGCGGCGACTGGGACCTCGCCGAGGAGTCAGCCGCCGACGCGTTCGCCGCGGCGCTGGAGACCTGGCCGCGCGACGGTGTCCCGGACCGGCCCGGCGCTTGGCTGACGACGACGGCGCGGCGCCGGGCGCTGGACCGGCTGCGCCGGGCGAAGGCGGGCGCCGCGAAGCTGCGGCTGCTGGCGGCGACGGCGGACGAGCGGTCCGGCGGGTCCGCGGACGAGCGGCCGGGCGGCCTCGCGGACGAGCGGCCGGGCAGCCCCGCGGGCGAAGCGCCGGACGGCCCCGACGACGACCGGCTGCGGCTGCTCTACACGTGCTGCCATCCGGCGCTGGCGTTCGAGGCGCAGGTCGCGCTGGCGCTGCGCACGCTGACCGGCCTGACGACGGCGGAGATCGCACGGGCGTTCCTGGTGCCCGAGGCGACGATGGCGAAGCGGCTGGTCCGGGCGAAGGGCAAGATCCGGGCCGCCGCGATCCCGTACCGCGTGCCGCCGCCGGACGAGCTCCCGGAGCGCACGAACGCGGTCCTCGGCGTCGTCTACCTGCTCTTCAACGAGGGCTACGGCGCCACCAGCGGCGACGGCCTGATGCGGCCGGAGCTCACCCGCGAGGCGCTGCGGCTGGCCACCCTGGTGACCGAGCTGCTGCCCGGCGAGCCCGAGCCGCTCGGTCTGCTCGCGCTGCTCCGCCTGCACGACGCCCGCGCGGCGACGCGCACCGGCGGGGACGGCGAGCTGGTCCCGCTGGAGGAGCAGGACCGCGGCCGCTGGGACCGCCCGGCCATCGCGGGCGCCGTCGAGCTGCTGCAGCGGGCGCTGGCGTGGGAGCGTCCCGGCCCATACCAGCTGCAGGCGATGATCGCCGCCTGTCACACCGTCGCGGAACGGGCCGAGGACACCGACTGGCCGCGCATCGTCCGGCTCTACGACCAGCTGCTGGAGCATCAGCCGACGCCGGTGGTGCGGCTGAACCGGGCGGTCGCTGTCGCGATGGCGGACGGCCCGGCGGCCGGGCTCGCGCAGGTCGACGCCGTCGCGGCCGAGCTGGACGGCTACGGGCTGTTGCCCGCGACCCGTGCGGACCTGCTCCGCCGGGCCGGAGACCACGAGGCCGCCGCGACGCAGTATCGCGCGGCCCTGGCGGCGGCCGGCAACGACGGCGAGCGCCGCTACCTGGCGCGGCGGATCGCCGAGCTGGCGCCGGGCTGA
- a CDS encoding type II toxin-antitoxin system VapB family antitoxin: protein MIFKRVGDGKPYPEHDTGLRAWSELPPRQIRLDELVTTKRTLNLETLLADDSTFYGDLFAHVVEWRGELYLEDGLHRALRAALQQRPVIHARVLLVPDAEA, encoded by the coding sequence GTGATTTTCAAGCGCGTCGGAGACGGCAAGCCCTACCCCGAGCACGACACGGGTCTGCGGGCGTGGTCCGAGCTCCCCCCGCGCCAGATCCGCCTGGACGAGCTGGTCACCACCAAGCGCACGCTGAACCTCGAGACCCTGCTGGCCGACGACTCCACGTTCTACGGCGACCTCTTCGCCCACGTGGTCGAGTGGCGCGGCGAGCTGTACCTCGAGGACGGGCTGCACCGTGCGCTCCGTGCGGCGCTGCAACAGCGCCCGGTCATCCACGCCCGCGTCCTCCTGGTTCCCGACGCCGAGGCATGA